From the Chitinispirillum alkaliphilum genome, one window contains:
- a CDS encoding Glycosyl transferase, group 2 family protein — MLELLISATGKSVNGINKNVKSMRKASCTVICQNREEEVIPEDIAGNGNVRVYSYAERGVSKSRNRALRAMSEPIALLSDDDVVFLSGFEEKIIAAFDKNPYADIICFQILNQEGKLFKDYYRCERSLSKLNCFKVSSIEIAFRSDRVRSSGLVFDEYFGLGSRYPLGEETIFLCDALDKGLKVHYVPETIAIHPSNSSGRVHSREKIIARGAQLRRIYRNTSCLWALLFALKKKGEYSGEYTIGQYFNLLKLGIKDYEKVCVN; from the coding sequence ATGCTTGAGCTACTCATTTCTGCAACAGGTAAATCTGTGAATGGGATCAATAAAAATGTTAAATCGATGCGAAAAGCGTCTTGTACAGTGATTTGTCAGAATCGCGAAGAGGAGGTGATTCCGGAGGACATTGCAGGTAATGGAAATGTCAGAGTGTACTCTTATGCGGAAAGGGGAGTCTCCAAGAGCAGAAATCGTGCCCTGAGGGCTATGAGTGAACCTATAGCATTGTTGTCTGATGATGATGTTGTTTTTTTGTCTGGCTTTGAGGAGAAAATCATTGCCGCATTCGATAAAAACCCCTATGCAGACATAATTTGTTTTCAGATATTGAATCAGGAGGGAAAACTTTTTAAGGATTACTATCGCTGTGAACGGAGTTTGTCGAAATTGAATTGTTTCAAAGTTTCGTCGATAGAAATAGCATTCAGGAGCGATCGGGTTCGGTCGAGTGGTCTGGTTTTTGATGAGTACTTTGGGTTGGGTTCACGTTACCCGTTGGGAGAGGAGACGATCTTTTTATGTGATGCATTGGATAAAGGGCTTAAGGTACACTATGTTCCGGAAACGATTGCAATACATCCGTCAAATTCAAGCGGCAGAGTTCATTCCAGAGAGAAAATTATCGCAAGAGGTGCGCAGCTGAGAAGGATATATCGCAACACCTCCTGTCTTTGGGCTTTGTTGTTCGCCCTTAAAAAAAAAGGTGAGTACAGTGGTGAGTATACCATTGGTCAATATTTCAATTTGCTTAAACTGGGGATTAAAGACTACGAAAAGGTTTGTGTAAACTGA